The window AACAGGGAACGACAGTTCACTGCACGGCGACACAAATGGATACGGTTCCTACCATTCACTAGCCAATCTGACGATTCAGATTGGCAATGGAATGCAAAATATGCTCTCTTATAACCGTTCGCTTGATCTTTCCAACGGCATTCACACCACGGCCTATTCAACATCGGATGGAACCTACACAAGCTCCATTTACTGCAGTTATCCTGATCAAGTCTGTGTCTACCACATTTCCGCTCCAAAGCCTCTATCAAACGTCTCAATCTGGCTTGACCAGCCCGTTGAGTCAACCTCTCTCTGGAATGCCACCTGCGGGGCGGCTTTCGCTCGCTTAACCGGCTTGACGCAAAAGGGAACTCCTCTGGGTATGAAATACGATACTGTGGCTCGCAGTTCACTTCCAGGGCACTGTGATAGCTCCACTGGGGCGTTGCGCATCAATCATAGTAGAAGCAAGTGCCTCACTCTTGTCATCGCTGCAGGGACGAACTTTGATGCTGGCAAAGGCAATCCCGCCAACAACTTTTCCTTCCAAGGAACAGATCCTGAAGAGCATGTCAAAATACTCACCTCAGCAGCTATTAAAAAGCCTGAGTCGGAGCTCCGAAAGACTCACGTGGCAGATTACAGCAGCTTATCCAATGCATTTACCTTGGAGCTGCCAGACACGCAGAACTCGGCTGGAACGGAGCTCTCGACGCTTATCACCGCATACAACGCGAACTCGACCCACGGAGATCCCTTCTTAGAGAATCTCCTCTTTGACTATGGCCGACATCTATTTATATCGTCCTCAAGAGAGAACAGTCTGCCACCCAATCTGCAAGGCATATGGAGTAACACGAAGAGCGCTTCTTGGGGCGCAGACTACCACGCCAACATCAACCTACAGATGAACATGTGGGGGGCAGAGGCAACAGGGCTAGGAAGCCTAGTGAAGGCTCTGTTCAACTACATGGAAACCAACTGGATGCCTCGCGGTGCAGAAACAGCCCGCCTTCTCTACGGAGCGGACGGTGGCTGGGTCACGCACGACGAGATGAATATCTTTGGCCACACAGGGTACGCTTTTCTAGTTTCCTTTCCACTGAAcgtctctttttctgtctTATTATGGCAGATCGAACCAATTAACAACCCGTCGACAGAATGAAAACCTATGAAACATCCGCTGACTACCCCATGGCCCCCGCCTGGATGATGCAACACGTCTGGGACCACTACGACTACACCCGCAACAACACCTGGTTCAAGACCCAAGGCTGGCCACTGCTCAAAGGCGTAACAGCTTTCTGGCTTTCCCagctccaagaagaccaatTCACCAACGACAACACCCTCGTCGTGAACCCCTGTACCTCACCCGAACACGGACCCGTTACTTTCGGCTGCACAAACTGGCAACAACTCCTTCACCAGCTCTTCGTCACAACTCTCCAAGGCGCCACCCTTGTCTCCGAGTCAGACACCCGCTTCACTGCCGAAGTCCAGCGGAAATTGGCAAAATTAGACAAAGGCCTGCACATCGGGTCCTGGGGCGAGATCAAAGAATGGAAACTCCCCGACAGCTACGGATACGACGTACAAGGCGATCAGCATCGGCATCTGTCGCATCTAGTAGGCTGGTACCCTGGCTGGAGCATCTCATCGTACCAGAACGGGTACACGAACGAGACAATCCAGCGCGCGGTGAACATCTCGCTCACGGACCGGGGACCGGGCATTTCGGACTCCAATGCTGGCTGGGAGAAGGTGTGGCGGTCGGCGTGCTGGGCGCGGCTGAACGATACAGAAAAGGCGTATTATGAGCTCCGGCTGGCGATCGGTTTGAATATTGGGCAGAGCGGGCTGGATCTCTATGCGGGTGGGGATCCGCCGACGGAGCCGTTCCAGATTGATGCTAACTTTGGATATCTGGGGGCGGTGCTGAGTATGCTCGCTGTGGATTTGCCGCGCGGGTATGAATCTTCGGGCTCAGGTCATGGGGAGAAAAGGGTTGTGGTGTTGGGGCCTGCTATTCCGGCGGCTTGGAAGGGTGGGAGGGTAAAAGGGATGAGGTTGcggggtggtgggagtgTGGATTTCTCGTGGGACGATAGGGGAGTTGTTGATAAAGTCAGTACTACTGGGCTTGCGCAGAATGTGAGGTTGGTGAATGTGGAGGGAGACAGTCTACATTGACCGATCTCTTTGCCTGGTGGATCGACTTCAGACTTAGGAAATTGAGACTTACAACTTTGAACTCCATACATGAAACACAATGTGTGCGCTGCTCTCCTAGATCAAGCATCTACCAAGCCATTAGGAAAATCAATACTTTTCCTTCGTCATGCATACGGCAACAACAGTGTCGGGTGCAATTGCAAGCCCAACTATACATGCTTATGCATAATCTATCAGGTCCCATTTCTTTGCTGTTCATTTTACTTGCTACCCGGTCATTTTTGACGTTCTCCTCTCCTCTATTGACTATGTTAATTACTTGCCTGTGCAAGTTAAACATATATATAAGCTCATATCAAATTGCATCCTGAGTTCATACACATCACTCGTAAATGAATACCATATGTATCAGCGAATGTCTCGAATCAAGTCATCAAGCCATCACGCCACAAATTCAAAGTTACAGGAATAAAAAGGACAAATCAACCCTGATTCCAAAGCGTTCCTCCCTAGGTCCCAGCCAATTCCAGCACAATTACATTGCCTCTGCACATAGCAACCAGACAGGCATATACACAAAAGACCTACGCCGGGGTACGACGACGCATACCAACCATGAGACCGAGCGGTTTACGCAGGAATCCCTCACGAGTCTCCATGGGGCCCTCCTGCTCCATGCGGAAATCAAAGAGTCGGAAGACCGTGGCTCCCATGAcgagcagctccatctcggcgatgTTGCGGCCGACGCAGGCGCGCGGGCCGTGGCTGAAGGGGATGAAGGCCGCCTTCTGGCGAGCGGTCTGGCGCTCTGGATCCCAGCGCTCAGGGACAAATTCCTCTGCATCTGCGCCCCAGATCTCCTTGGAGCGATGGACCGTATAGCTAGGCACGGAGAGGACGTCGCCGGGTCCGAATATGTGGCCCGCAATCTCGACGGGGCTGGCGCCCTCGGGGATTTCGCGCGGGAGGCCCATTGACGAGGTGCTGTGGATACGCATCGTTTCCCAGATGACCCATTGCAAGCTGTTATGGTTAGTTTTGTAAAGAACCACAAAGAGATAGACTACAAGTAACTTACTATGGGATGTCCTTGACCATGGCGAAGGAGGGTACCTCGATGTCCTTAGGGAGGGCGTCGTCTAGGGCCTTTTGCAGCTTAGGGATCACGCCAGGGGTGAACATACACCAGTATAGGATCGCACAGGCGGTGTTAGAGGTAGTATCCGAGCCGGCAATCAGCTGGGTCAAGGCCTCGGCGGTGAGTTCCTCACGGCCAAGCGAGTTGCCGTTTTCGTCCTTGCCTTCCATCAGGcgggcgagaaggtcgacaCGCGTGTTGTTAGCCATGACTTCGGGTTTAACACGCTCGTTGACACGGGCGATGGCGATACCAGCCAGGTTCTCAACGGCCTCAATACCCTCGGTGAAGAAGCGGTCGGGAATCCACTTGGCCCAGGGCTTTAGGGCGGGCAGGCAGCCTAGCGTGGCGGAGACCTCACCGCGACGGTTCAGCACCTCAACGGCGGCAACGTACTTAGGCGGATTGGTAGGGGTCTTGCGCATTTCAGCAATATCCTTGCCCTTTTCAAGCATGCCAAACGGAGCACCGAAGGCTAGGTCACCGATGATGTCAAAGGCTAGGTAGTTGAACCAATGAAGGGCATCAATACTAGCATATCCCGTCTTTGGGTTCGTTTGCAGATCAGAGAGTTTGTTCCACTGCGTGACAAACATCTCAATGTTGTGGTGGATGTACTGCTCAAACTCGCCAATTGACTTGGTACTGAACGTATGGGAGACAGTCTTACGCTTGCGCGTGTGCTCCGCACGGTCCCGAGTGTTGAAAAGACCCCGCCGAATAGAAACGAAAGCATCATAGAAGTCACTAGGGATGGAGTGTGAGTTGGCCTCGTGGCATTTTTTCAAACAGTGGAGAGACGTACGCTTTCAGGAATCCATTTCCGTGTCCGtagatggtctggatggcggcATCGTCGGCAACGGAGACGTGGTTGGGTGCAATGCGCACCAGCGTACCGTACTTCTTATGGGCTTGATCGACCGACAAAAAGCGCTTTCCCTGCCGGGCCTGGGCCAGCAGCCAGAGGTTGGTAAATGCCGCCAGAGAGGGCGCGGGGATGTCGTGCAGCCGCCAGCGCTGTATATAGGGCACCAAGTAGTAGGCGACTagcaggcccagggcaaTGTAGGGGATGTTCTCCAGAGTGAACAGCATGGTGGGGGTGGAAAACTATACCAGCAGCCAATAATAGACAGTGAAAGTCGATCACGGCCGCCACAGGTCCGGAATGCAATAATAAAAATGGATAATAATAGAAGGGGGGAGTGATATAGAGTTCGAGGGTGATTGTCTGAGGTTGTCCAGCACTGCTGAGCACTGGCAGCTAGCCGTGATATTTATGAAAGAGCGGAGGCAAAGTATGCCCGAGGTCACCGTCATACCGGATACTCAACTCGGCATCCCCAGACCAATGTGGGTCACGTGCTCCCCGCCATGCTCGAGGTTGGGTCAGGTGACTGAGGGTTTCCCGGCTCGGGTCCCGCAGTCGGCAGATGGGTGGATAAGATTTCTGGGCGCCTGGAGTTGGAGAGGATCTTTCACTTGGCAGTATGAAGCAATGAAGCACACACATTGGGAGATGCTTGCACTGAACATAGAACTCCTGTTTAGGTGCCCTGCTCTTTTGATGGAGATTTACACGGCGGAATGGTTTCCGGCCCCGTAGACTAACGCTCGGGGCCGAGCCACGGTAATGAACCATCCGTTTTCGGGCCCGAACTATCATTCGCGCTTTCTATATAAACAGTGTCCGACCAACAGCTTCATGTCCCTCAACCACACGCATCAATTCGCTCCAAGGAGCCAATTATTACAATGCAATCGACCGACCAGCCCGTCATTGTGGTCGGCGCCAGCCTCGTCGGGCTGTCCGCAGCCCTATGCTTGGCCTCCTACCAAGTACCAACTATCGTCCTCGAAAAGCACGCCAGCATGTCTGAGCACCCTCGTGCCATTGGCTTTACCACCCGAACCCTGGAGATTTATAGATCCCTCGGCATTGAAAACAGCGACCCGGCACCGGAGGATTTTGTCCTGGAGCGCGTCTCCGTCGAGAGCGTAACCGGCAAATGGCTCGACAGTTCATCCTGGTCCGACACAGAGCCAGAGCAAAAAGGAagcaaaaaggaagagaagaagcctCCAGTGTCCCCAAAGAAGGAATATTCCGCTGAGCGCGGGTCGGCCATGCCTCAAGATAAATTGGAGCCAAGACTGGAGGCATTGGCGCGCGAGCGTGGCGCTGATATCCGCCGCGGGCACCGGGTATTGAATGTCGAGCAAGACGCCGGCGGCGTTCTTGTTACAGTACAAAACGCGCACGACACCCAGCATCAAATCCGGGGCTCCTACCTGATCGCAGCGGATGGGAACCGCAGCACCGTCCGCGAACTACTCCAGATTCCACGCCACGGCCGTGGGTTCATGCAAACCGTGCGCAGCGTTCTCTTCCATGCCCCTCTCGAGCAATGGACAAAGGGAATTGTGCAATTCAATATCGAACAGCCGGACCTCTCAGCCTTCCTCGTGTCCTACAGCGACGGCCGATGGGCATTGATGTTTCGGGATGACATTGAGCGCGACGATGAGACTTACAAAGCTGCAATCTACCAATCCGTCGGCAGGGATGACTTCCCCGTCGAGCTCATCACAACTGGCCGCTGGGAACTAACCGCCCTCGTGGCTGACTCCTTCCAGTCTGGCCGGGTCTTTCTGGCCGGCGATGCAGCGCACACTTTGCCTCCCAACCGCGGCGGATACGGCGCAAACACTGGTATCCACGACGCACACAATTTAGCATGGAAGCTTGCCGCTGTCTTGTCTGGTAAATCTTCGGCAGAGCTCTTGGATACCTACGATGCCGAGCGACGGCCCGTGGCTCTTCTGCGACATGACCAGATCTTTGTCCGGGCTGATTACAAGGTACATCTGGACACGGCCACGCCGGCTGGAGAGAAAATAGACGACGATGCCATGGAGTTTGGCCAGATCTACTTGTCCAAGGGGATTGTTGATGCCGATGAGAATTTGCCTCGTGCGATGAAGCCTGATGAATGGGCTGGTCAACCAGGCACCCATCTGCCGCATTTCCGCGTCTtgaaggatggcgagaaaGTGCCAATCTTGGATGTTGTCAGCCAGGGCTCTTGGACATTGGTTTCAGAGTTCGATGAGTGGGTCCAGGTTGTCGCTGAGGTCAACAAGAGGTCGTCGGTTGCGCTCAGGTCGCTTCAGATCGGGCGTGATGTCCAACTGGTTCAACTTGGGGAATTCCAGCAAGCTTTTGGTGTTTCGCAGTCAGGTGCTGCTCTCGTTCGCCCTGATGGGTATATTGCTTGGAAGACGAAGGAGTTACCATCCTCAGCGGTGGAAGTTCTTGATGAGATCTTGTCGAAGGTTGCATTCAGGGTCTAGAAGTACACATTCGGTTTCATATTAGCGTTGATGGCATGTTTTATTAGGATCAGCTTGATTTGTTATCTTGTTATATATTTCTTAGTTGGATATTTGGTCAATATAGTCATAATCATTTGCCATGAAAACCCGGACTTCCCAGTGTAGGATCCAGCAATCACCACCGCTCGCCCGCTACCGGGAATAgcccgctcttcttcttctcgccttcCCACCGGTCCATCCATGCCTTCATCTGCTCTCGGCTCTTCCGACTGCCCACGTTGACCGTCGGAATCACCCGCCCAATGCGCAATGCACAGCAAAACATGGTCAGCTCGCGGAAGGAGCTATGTTCACTGTACGGAACCCCGAAACAGGCGCTTTCGCGCGTGCTGCCTCGCTGCGGTGTGAGATCCTGTGCCGTAAACGATGTTTTCCAGTTCTCAGAGTGCAGCACCGTCGAGACCGGCGGGTTGCTAAGCATGCGTCCTGCTGGAGGGCGATAGTTCCAGCCCGTGGGACGGAAGCCGACGATTCGCGAGAAATGTGGCTTCATCGAGTCCAGGTAGTCGGCCAGCGTGTCGGGGTTAATCTCGAACAGCGATTGCATATGCACCTGAGCTTGGCGCGGGTCGTTCGTTAGCAAGGACGACAGCTCCGGATCTTCTAAGCAGGCGCAGATCCGTTGCTTCTGCGGAGTGGCGAAGATCTTCGATCCAAGTGCCCGCGCAATGCCCTGACAGATTCGTTCCTTGCCAATACTGTACGTGCCAATAATCACAAGCAGTCGACCGCCGTTGCCGGGGGGTTGATTCTGCGATGTATTTGTTGCCGTTACAGAGCCAAGGAATTTGTTTATCAAACCACTCCCTCCGGTCTTGCCCAGGTTAAGTCCCACTCCGGCTTCGTGATCGAGGCGCACGCAGAGCTCTGCGCA of the Penicillium psychrofluorescens genome assembly, chromosome: 1 genome contains:
- a CDS encoding uncharacterized protein (ID:PFLUO_001345-T1.cds;~source:funannotate), with the translated sequence MQSTDQPVIVVGASLVGLSAALCLASYQVPTIVLEKHASMSEHPRAIGFTTRTLEIYRSLGIENSDPAPEDFVLERVSVESVTGKWLDSSSWSDTEPEQKGSKKEEKKPPVSPKKEYSAERGSAMPQDKLEPRLEALARERGADIRRGHRVLNVEQDAGGVLVTVQNAHDTQHQIRGSYLIAADGNRSTVRELLQIPRHGRGFMQTVRSVLFHAPLEQWTKGIVQFNIEQPDLSAFLVSYSDGRWALMFRDDIERDDETYKAAIYQSVGRDDFPVELITTGRWELTALVADSFQSGRVFLAGDAAHTLPPNRGGYGANTGIHDAHNLAWKLAAVLSGKSSAELLDTYDAERRPVALLRHDQIFVRADYKVHLDTATPAGEKIDDDAMEFGQIYLSKGIVDADENLPRAMKPDEWAGQPGTHLPHFRVLKDGEKVPILDVVSQGSWTLVSEFDEWVQVVAEVNKRSSVALRSLQIGRDVQLVQLGEFQQAFGVSQSGAALVRPDGYIAWKTKELPSSAVEVLDEILSKVAFRV
- a CDS encoding uncharacterized protein (ID:PFLUO_001343-T1.cds;~source:funannotate), coding for MPFGEPGIEKLNLNYDELWAGGPFQVEEYRGGNPNSSMVDTLNNVRAFIWKNGTGNDSSLHGDTNGYGSYHSLANLTIQIGNGMQNMLSYNRSLDLSNGIHTTAYSTSDGTYTSSIYCSYPDQVCVYHISAPKPLSNVSIWLDQPVESTSLWNATCGAAFARLTGLTQKGTPLGMKYDTVARSSLPGHCDSSTGALRINHSRSKCLTLVIAAGTNFDAGKGNPANNFSFQGTDPEEHVKILTSAAIKKPESELRKTHVADYSSLSNAFTLELPDTQNSAGTELSTLITAYNANSTHGDPFLENLLFDYGRHLFISSSRENSLPPNLQGIWSNTKSASWGADYHANINLQMNMWGAEATGLGSLVKALFNYMETNWMPRGAETARLLYGADGGWVTHDEMNIFGHTGMKTYETSADYPMAPAWMMQHVWDHYDYTRNNTWFKTQGWPLLKGVTAFWLSQLQEDQFTNDNTLVVNPCTSPEHGPVTFGCTNWQQLLHQLFVTTLQGATLVSESDTRFTAEVQRKLAKLDKGLHIGSWGEIKEWKLPDSYGYDVQGDQHRHLSHLVGWYPGWSISSYQNGYTNETIQRAVNISLTDRGPGISDSNAGWEKVWRSACWARLNDTEKAYYELRLAIGLNIGQSGLDLYAGGDPPTEPFQIDANFGYLGAVLSMLAVDLPRGYESSGSGHGEKRVVVLGPAIPAAWKGGRVKGMRLRGGGSVDFSWDDRGVVDKVSTTGLAQNVRLVNVEGDSLH
- a CDS encoding uncharacterized protein (ID:PFLUO_001344-T1.cds;~source:funannotate), translated to MLFTLENIPYIALGLLVAYYLVPYIQRWRLHDIPAPSLAAFTNLWLLAQARQGKRFLSVDQAHKKYGTLVRIAPNHVSVADDAAIQTIYGHGNGFLKADFYDAFVSIRRGLFNTRDRAEHTRKRKTVSHTFSTKSIGEFEQYIHHNIEMFVTQWNKLSDLQTNPKTGYASIDALHWFNYLAFDIIGDLAFGAPFGMLEKGKDIAEMRKTPTNPPKYVAAVEVLNRRGEVSATLGCLPALKPWAKWIPDRFFTEGIEAVENLAGIAIARVNERVKPEVMANNTRVDLLARLMEGKDENGNSLGREELTAEALTQLIAGSDTTSNTACAILYWCMFTPGVIPKLQKALDDALPKDIEVPSFAMVKDIPYLQWVIWETMRIHSTSSMGLPREIPEGASPVEIAGHIFGPGDVLSVPSYTVHRSKEIWGADAEEFVPERWDPERQTARQKAAFIPFSHGPRACVGRNIAEMELLVMGATVFRLFDFRMEQEGPMETREGFLRKPLGLMVGMRRRTPA